The Nocardia vinacea genome contains the following window.
TGCTCGGCGCACATCTCGGCACCACGAAGTTGCGCACGTCCGACGAACTCGGCCTACCGTCGGCGGCGAAGGAGCCAACCGCATTCGCGGTGCTCGGATTCCTCACCGCACACGGTCTGGCGGGTAGCCAACCCGCCTGTACCGGAGCGAGTCGCGCGGCGGTGCTCGGTTCGATCACCCCGGGTGCGGCCGGATTCGCGCTGCCCAGTGCGCTGACCGCCATACCCCGGCGACTCACGGTGGCGAGGTGAACCATGCCCGAGGCTGATGACGTACGCACTCGCCTGCTGGCGGCCCTGCCACGACTCACCCCGACCGCACTTCGTGTCGCGCAGGTGATCCGGCACAACCCGGCCGCCGCCGCACAGCTCACCGTGAGCCAACTCGCCGACCGGTCTGCGACCAGCACCTCCGCGATCGTCCGGCTGGCGAAAACCCTCGGCTACGAAGGCTATCCGCAGCTGCGACTCGCAATGGCCGCAGTCGGCGGAGAGGACGGCTCGCCCGTATTCGCCACCGATATCGACGCCGACGACGCGTTGTCGAAGGTGCTGCACAAACTCACCGCCTTCGAAACCGAGGGCATGATGGCGACCGCCGAACTCGCCGATCCGGCCACCATGGAGGCCGTCGTCGACGCACTGGTGGGCGCTCGACGGGTGCACCTGGTAGGTATCGGCGCGTCCGGACTCGTCGCGATGGATATGGCGCAGAAGCTGACTCGCATCGGAATGTGGTGCGGCGCATGCACATCCGAGGATGATGCACTGGTCCAGGCCAGCCTGCTCCAGGCCGGTGATGTAACCGTCGCGTTCTCGCATTCGGGCGAAACCGCCGCGATCGTCGAGGCCGTGCGCCGGGCCGCCGACGCGGGCGTGACCACGGTCGCCGTGACCGCGGGAGCACGATCCGGACTCGCGAATGCCGCCGCGCACACGGTGCTCGTGGCCGGACGCGAGGACGGATTCCGTTCCGCGGCCATGGCGAGTCGCATGAGTCAGCTCCTCATCGTCGACGCACTGTATGTCGGCGTCCTGCAACGCACGCCGTCGGCAGCCAGGGCGCTGCGGCGCACTTACGAGGCGGTAGCCGATCGTCGAACCAAGGAGGCCGAATGAATCACCCGGTGTCGCGGTGACCGAAATCGGTTCGCTGACCACCGAAGCGTCGAATCCACGCACCAGCGCGCTGGATTCGATGCCGATCGAGGAGTTGCTGCGCACCATGAACGCCGAGGATGT
Protein-coding sequences here:
- a CDS encoding MurR/RpiR family transcriptional regulator is translated as MPEADDVRTRLLAALPRLTPTALRVAQVIRHNPAAAAQLTVSQLADRSATSTSAIVRLAKTLGYEGYPQLRLAMAAVGGEDGSPVFATDIDADDALSKVLHKLTAFETEGMMATAELADPATMEAVVDALVGARRVHLVGIGASGLVAMDMAQKLTRIGMWCGACTSEDDALVQASLLQAGDVTVAFSHSGETAAIVEAVRRAADAGVTTVAVTAGARSGLANAAAHTVLVAGREDGFRSAAMASRMSQLLIVDALYVGVLQRTPSAARALRRTYEAVADRRTKEAE